One stretch of Saccharopolyspora erythraea DNA includes these proteins:
- a CDS encoding sigma-70 family RNA polymerase sigma factor has translation MTVPQTITSDAAAFEADLDTQGPSADLVRVYLNGIGRTALLTAQEEVDLAKRIEAGVFANHVLETSGKLSPERRSDLRAVVRDGVLAKNHLMEANLRLVVSLAKRYTGRGMPLLDLIQEGNLGLIRAVEKFDYTKGFKFSTYATWWIRQAITRGMADQSRTIRLPVHLVEQVNKIARIKRDLHQKLGREATDEELANEAGLTVEKVADLLDHSRDPVSLDMPVGAEEDAPLGDFIEDAESADAENAVISGFLQDDLRRVLATLEEREQAVIRMRYGLDDGQPRTLDQIGKAFGLSRERVRQIEREVMSKLRQGDRADKLRAYAS, from the coding sequence ATGACCGTCCCGCAGACCATCACCTCGGACGCTGCCGCCTTCGAGGCGGACCTCGACACCCAAGGCCCCTCGGCCGACCTGGTGCGGGTCTACCTCAACGGCATCGGCCGCACCGCGCTGCTCACCGCGCAGGAGGAGGTCGACCTCGCCAAGCGGATCGAGGCCGGCGTCTTCGCCAACCACGTGCTGGAGACGAGCGGGAAGCTCTCCCCCGAGCGGCGCAGCGACCTCAGGGCGGTCGTCCGGGACGGCGTGCTGGCCAAGAACCACCTGATGGAGGCCAACCTCCGGCTCGTGGTCAGCCTCGCCAAGCGCTACACCGGCCGCGGCATGCCGCTGCTGGACCTGATCCAGGAGGGCAACCTCGGCCTGATCCGGGCCGTGGAGAAGTTCGACTACACCAAGGGCTTCAAGTTCTCCACGTACGCGACGTGGTGGATCCGCCAGGCCATCACCCGCGGCATGGCCGACCAGAGCCGTACCATCCGGCTGCCGGTCCACCTGGTCGAGCAGGTGAACAAGATCGCCCGCATCAAGCGCGACCTGCACCAGAAGCTCGGCCGCGAGGCCACCGACGAGGAGCTGGCCAACGAGGCCGGGCTGACCGTCGAGAAGGTCGCCGACCTGCTCGACCACTCCCGCGACCCGGTGAGCCTGGACATGCCGGTCGGGGCCGAGGAGGACGCGCCGCTCGGCGACTTCATCGAGGACGCCGAGTCCGCCGACGCCGAGAACGCGGTGATCTCGGGCTTCCTGCAGGACGACCTGCGCCGGGTGCTGGCGACCCTGGAGGAGCGCGAGCAGGCGGTCATCCGGATGCGCTACGGGCTCGACGACGGCCAGCCCAGGACGCTGGACCAGATCGGCAAGGCGTTCGGGCTCTCCCGCGAGCGCGTCCGCCAGATCGAGCGCGAGGTCATGTCCAAGCTCCGCCAGGGGGACCGGGCCGACAAGCTCCGCGCCTACGCGAGCTGA
- a CDS encoding alpha/beta hydrolase family protein, which yields MDEPTTLGVIDAGAHQLAVSATEQADRTSPVVILLPAMGVPATYYRPFIANLRERGLTVVSIDFRGHGQSRPRAVRGVRFGYQALVDDVDAVVDLVAERYPRAPRFLVGHSLGGQITMLNAAARPDGVHGAAMLASGSVWFRSFPGSRGFKNLIGTQFIAVVSTLLGYWPGWSFGGRQPTGLMRDWARMARTGRWSLTGSTTDYEKALGELRLPLLTVTFDGDELAPPSSTDHLAGKAPRVVRTRRHYSLADAGAEKLGHFGWVYRSAELSRWIGEWISSCDATVEGPAGAVGPNPAGRGGAASG from the coding sequence GTGGATGAACCGACCACGCTCGGCGTGATCGACGCCGGCGCGCACCAGCTCGCGGTCAGCGCCACCGAGCAGGCCGACCGCACCAGCCCCGTGGTGATCCTCCTGCCCGCGATGGGCGTACCCGCGACGTACTACCGCCCCTTCATCGCGAATCTCCGGGAACGGGGCCTCACCGTGGTGAGCATCGACTTCCGCGGGCACGGCCAGAGCCGGCCGCGCGCGGTTCGCGGTGTCCGCTTCGGCTACCAGGCGCTCGTCGACGACGTCGACGCTGTCGTGGACCTGGTCGCAGAGCGCTACCCCCGGGCACCGCGCTTCCTGGTCGGCCACAGCCTGGGCGGCCAGATCACCATGCTCAACGCCGCCGCCCGACCCGACGGGGTGCACGGAGCGGCAATGCTGGCTTCCGGCTCGGTGTGGTTCCGCTCGTTCCCCGGCAGCCGAGGGTTCAAGAACCTGATCGGCACGCAGTTCATCGCCGTGGTCTCCACGCTGCTCGGGTACTGGCCGGGCTGGAGCTTCGGCGGGCGTCAGCCGACCGGCCTGATGCGCGACTGGGCCAGGATGGCCCGCACCGGTCGCTGGTCGCTCACGGGCTCGACGACCGACTACGAGAAGGCGCTGGGAGAACTGCGGCTGCCGCTGCTGACGGTCACCTTCGACGGCGACGAGCTCGCTCCGCCTTCCTCGACGGACCACCTGGCAGGCAAGGCACCCCGCGTGGTGCGCACCCGGCGGCACTACAGCCTCGCCGACGCGGGAGCGGAGAAGCTCGGCCACTTCGGCTGGGTCTACCGCAGTGCCGAGCTCTCCCGGTGGATCGGCGAGTGGATCTCCTCCTGCGATGCCACGGTTGAGGGTCCCGCCGGCGCAGTCGGCCCGAATCCAGCAGGTCGAGGCGGGGCCGCATCCGGCTGA
- a CDS encoding YeeE/YedE family protein yields the protein MSAGTAAPTTSTKPGTPPQARPQWLPLLLGIAGSVALVTATAFVAGAKLAVLAALGLALGLTLFHSRFGFTSAWRQLVSVGQTSGIRAHLLMLAAASVLFAPILAGGVAFFGGTPEGNVEPLGLGLVVGAVLFGIGMQLGGACASGTLFAVGGGNTLLVVTLFFFIVGSVIGALHLPMWSSDAITLGSFSIAEDTGLGYGGALVLQLAVLGAIGWAATRWARRHDAPPAGRPPTARGVWRVVRGSWPLWVGALVLAVLNAAVLLTRGSPWGITSAFVLWGSKGLQAVGVDVASWPYWQGEKAAALSQSVLADGTSVLDFGIMIGALVASAASGAFVLAKRLPAKVLLAAVVGGLLMGYGARLAYGCNIGAYFSGIASFSLHGWAWGLLALVGTWIGLRLRPLFGLDVPKPTDSVC from the coding sequence ATGTCCGCCGGTACTGCAGCACCCACGACCTCCACCAAACCCGGGACACCGCCGCAGGCGCGCCCGCAGTGGCTGCCGCTGCTGCTCGGGATCGCCGGATCCGTGGCGCTCGTCACGGCGACCGCGTTCGTCGCGGGCGCGAAACTCGCGGTGCTCGCCGCGCTCGGCCTGGCGCTGGGACTCACGTTGTTCCACTCCCGCTTCGGTTTCACCTCGGCGTGGCGGCAGCTGGTCTCGGTCGGACAGACCTCCGGTATCCGCGCGCACCTGCTCATGCTGGCGGCCGCGTCGGTGCTGTTCGCGCCGATCCTGGCCGGAGGCGTGGCCTTCTTCGGCGGTACGCCGGAAGGCAACGTCGAGCCGCTCGGCCTCGGGCTGGTCGTCGGGGCCGTCCTGTTCGGAATCGGCATGCAGCTCGGTGGAGCCTGCGCCTCGGGCACCCTGTTCGCCGTCGGCGGCGGCAACACGCTGCTCGTGGTGACGCTGTTCTTCTTCATCGTCGGCTCGGTGATCGGTGCGCTGCACCTTCCGATGTGGAGCTCCGACGCGATCACGCTCGGCTCCTTCTCGATCGCCGAGGACACCGGCCTCGGCTACGGCGGCGCGCTGGTCCTCCAGCTCGCGGTGCTGGGCGCAATCGGCTGGGCCGCGACTCGCTGGGCGCGCCGCCACGACGCACCGCCCGCCGGTCGTCCGCCGACCGCTCGCGGCGTGTGGCGGGTCGTGCGCGGTTCGTGGCCGCTGTGGGTCGGCGCGCTCGTGCTCGCGGTGCTCAACGCCGCCGTCCTGCTCACCCGAGGCAGCCCGTGGGGCATCACGTCGGCCTTCGTGCTGTGGGGTTCGAAGGGTCTGCAGGCCGTGGGCGTGGACGTGGCGTCCTGGCCGTACTGGCAGGGCGAGAAGGCCGCCGCGCTGTCGCAGTCGGTGCTCGCCGACGGGACGTCGGTGCTGGACTTCGGGATCATGATCGGCGCACTGGTGGCCTCGGCCGCGTCGGGCGCCTTCGTGCTGGCCAAGCGGCTGCCAGCGAAGGTCCTGCTGGCGGCCGTGGTCGGCGGCCTGCTGATGGGCTACGGCGCGCGGCTGGCCTACGGCTGCAACATCGGCGCCTACTTCTCCGGGATCGCCTCGTTCTCCCTGCACGGCTGGGCCTGGGGCCTGCTGGCCCTGGTCGGCACCTGGATCGGCCTGCGCCTGCGGCCGCTGTTCGGCCTCGACGTGCCCAAGCCCACCGACTCGGTCTGCTGA
- a CDS encoding bifunctional GNAT family N-acetyltransferase/acetate--CoA ligase family protein, with amino-acid sequence MQDQPNAQTEQESYPRQWEADVVLSDGGTVHLRPIRPEDAEGLIAFHSRLSDRTRYFRYFGPYPRMPKRDVDRFSQVDYVKRVALVALLGDDIVAVGRFDRLGDQDSAEVAFVVQDEHQGRGLGSILLEHLAAAARERGLRRFVAEVLAENSTMVRVFRDAGYQVRRAMEEGVVHLEFDIDPTEDSVAVARAREQAAEARSVHNLLHPRSVAVIGASTDHAKIGHAVLTNLLTADFAGPVYPVNPEHRSVRGVRAYPSVLDIPDDVDLAVVAIPAAGVDEVLDACLAKGVKALVIVSSGFSEAGPDGREIERRMVRAARVHGMRVVGPNALGVVNTDPGYRVNATLAPRLPGRGRTGFFCQSGALGVAILATAAERGLGLSTFVSAGNRADVSGNDLLQYWQTDPGTDVVLLYLESFGNPRKFARLARRLARTKPIVVVKSGRNAVRPGLAATSVQVDETSVQALFDQSGVIRVESVAEMFDTALLLAHQPLPSGERVAIVGNSSALGMLAADVAQAQGLELAGEPVDVGAAAGPEEFAAAVREAALRTDVDALVTVFAPPVAVPGTAYARALREALLEARVADNKPVVTTFLAAEGVPDELAVPGADGAPGRGSVPSYPSPERAVLALARATRYARWRAAPKGHLLRPEGIDAERARGLVEVWLTDGLDRLTDDRTVELLRCYGIELVSFRRANSPEETAAAAAELGYPVVLKSVSDKLRHRSDLVGVRLDLAGEEAVLGAYADLRRVSGQDEVYVQRMAGRGTSCVIGLVEDPSFGTLVSFGLAGVASELLGDTAYRAVPLTDMDAAALVRAPRAAPLLAGYRGGAPADFGALEDLVLRVATLAEDLPEVRELALQPVLASSDGVAVTGARLSLGRSSAVPDTGPRRLR; translated from the coding sequence GTGCAGGACCAGCCGAACGCGCAGACCGAGCAGGAGTCCTACCCCCGGCAGTGGGAGGCCGACGTCGTGCTCTCCGACGGCGGCACGGTGCACCTGCGGCCGATCCGGCCCGAGGACGCCGAGGGCCTGATCGCCTTCCACAGCAGGCTCAGCGACCGCACGCGGTACTTCCGCTACTTCGGGCCCTACCCGCGGATGCCCAAGCGCGACGTCGACCGCTTCAGCCAGGTCGACTACGTCAAACGGGTCGCGCTGGTCGCACTGCTCGGCGACGACATCGTGGCGGTCGGCCGCTTCGACCGGCTCGGCGACCAGGACTCCGCCGAGGTCGCCTTCGTCGTCCAGGACGAGCACCAGGGCCGCGGACTCGGCTCGATCCTGCTCGAACACCTCGCCGCCGCGGCGCGGGAGCGCGGGCTGCGGCGCTTCGTCGCCGAGGTCCTGGCGGAGAACTCCACGATGGTGCGGGTCTTCCGCGACGCCGGCTACCAGGTGCGGCGCGCGATGGAGGAAGGCGTGGTGCACCTGGAGTTCGACATCGACCCCACCGAGGACTCGGTGGCGGTCGCGAGGGCGCGCGAGCAGGCCGCCGAAGCACGCAGCGTGCACAACCTGCTGCACCCGCGTTCGGTCGCCGTCATCGGCGCGTCCACCGACCACGCCAAGATCGGTCACGCGGTGCTCACCAACCTGCTCACCGCCGATTTCGCGGGCCCGGTGTACCCGGTCAACCCGGAGCACCGGTCGGTCCGGGGTGTGCGGGCCTACCCGTCGGTGCTCGACATCCCCGACGACGTGGACCTGGCGGTGGTCGCCATTCCGGCCGCCGGCGTCGACGAGGTGCTCGACGCGTGCCTGGCCAAGGGAGTCAAGGCGCTGGTCATCGTCAGCTCCGGGTTCAGCGAGGCCGGGCCCGACGGCCGCGAGATCGAGCGGCGCATGGTCCGGGCGGCGCGCGTGCACGGGATGCGGGTGGTGGGGCCCAACGCGCTCGGCGTGGTCAACACCGACCCCGGCTACCGGGTGAACGCGACGCTGGCGCCCCGGCTGCCCGGTCGCGGCCGCACCGGGTTCTTCTGCCAGTCCGGTGCGCTGGGCGTGGCGATCCTGGCGACCGCGGCCGAGCGCGGGCTGGGACTCTCGACGTTCGTCTCCGCGGGGAACCGCGCCGACGTCTCCGGCAACGACCTGTTGCAGTACTGGCAGACCGATCCCGGCACCGACGTCGTGCTGCTCTACCTCGAGTCCTTCGGCAACCCGCGAAAGTTCGCGCGGCTGGCGCGCAGGCTCGCGCGCACGAAACCGATCGTCGTGGTGAAGTCCGGGCGCAACGCGGTGCGTCCGGGCCTGGCCGCGACCTCGGTGCAGGTCGACGAGACCAGCGTGCAGGCGCTGTTCGACCAGTCGGGCGTCATCCGCGTGGAGTCGGTGGCCGAGATGTTCGACACCGCGCTGCTGCTGGCGCACCAGCCGCTGCCTTCGGGGGAGCGGGTCGCGATCGTCGGCAACTCCTCGGCGCTCGGCATGCTGGCCGCCGACGTGGCGCAGGCGCAGGGGCTCGAGCTGGCGGGTGAGCCGGTCGACGTGGGGGCGGCGGCCGGGCCGGAGGAGTTCGCGGCGGCGGTGCGCGAGGCCGCGCTGCGCACCGACGTCGACGCGCTGGTCACGGTGTTCGCGCCGCCCGTGGCGGTGCCGGGCACCGCCTACGCGCGTGCGCTGCGGGAAGCGTTGCTGGAGGCCAGGGTGGCCGACAACAAGCCGGTGGTGACCACGTTCCTGGCGGCCGAAGGCGTGCCCGACGAGCTCGCCGTGCCGGGTGCCGACGGGGCGCCGGGACGCGGTTCGGTTCCTTCGTACCCGAGTCCCGAGCGGGCCGTGCTCGCACTGGCCCGAGCGACCCGGTACGCGCGGTGGCGAGCCGCCCCGAAGGGCCACCTGCTGCGGCCGGAGGGCATCGACGCCGAACGGGCCCGCGGGCTCGTCGAGGTGTGGCTGACCGACGGCCTCGATCGGCTGACCGACGACCGCACGGTGGAGCTGCTGCGCTGCTACGGCATCGAGCTGGTGTCCTTCCGCCGGGCCAACTCGCCGGAGGAGACCGCGGCGGCCGCGGCGGAGCTGGGCTACCCGGTGGTGCTGAAGTCGGTGAGCGACAAGCTCCGCCACCGCAGCGACCTGGTCGGCGTCCGCCTCGACCTGGCGGGCGAGGAGGCGGTGCTCGGCGCGTACGCCGACCTGCGGCGGGTGTCGGGCCAGGACGAGGTGTACGTGCAGCGGATGGCGGGCCGGGGCACGTCGTGCGTGATCGGCCTGGTGGAGGACCCGTCGTTCGGCACCCTGGTCTCCTTCGGGCTGGCGGGTGTGGCCAGCGAGCTCCTCGGCGACACCGCGTACCGGGCGGTGCCGCTGACCGACATGGACGCCGCGGCGCTGGTCCGCGCGCCCAGGGCGGCCCCGCTGCTGGCCGGGTACCGGGGCGGTGCGCCCGCCGACTTCGGTGCCCTGGAGGACCTCGTGCTGCGGGTCGCGACCCTGGCGGAGGACCTGCCGGAAGTGCGGGAACTCGCGCTGCAACCGGTGCTGGCGTCGTCGGACGGCGTCGCGGTCACCGGCGCCCGGCTGAGTCTCGGGCGTTCCTCAGCGGTCCCGGACACCGGCCCGCGCCGCCTGCGGTGA
- a CDS encoding acetoin utilization protein AcuC, with amino-acid sequence MANQCAVVWDDSVLGYDLGGNHPLHPVRLDLTMRLARSLGLLDDVEVLKPSPADDEDLERVHRPEYLSAVRSAPTAAWDVGHGLGTDDNPVFDRMHEASALVAGASIQAAEQIVSGRADRAVNLAGGLHHAMADHAAGFCVYNDCAIAIAWMLANGVERVAYIDVDVHHGDGVQAAFYDDPRVLTISLHQHPTTLWPFTGFPTETGSPKADGTAVNIGLPPGTRDAEWQRAFHAVVPSVLDAFRPQVLVTQCGADAHREDPLADLAMSVDGQRASYRALRELATSYAGGKWLALGGGGYSLFRVVPRAWTHLLATVLDRDLDPNTSIPVDWMAHAVNVAGNVPLPTSMTDEADPAFTPWDGVTDTPVDTAIRDTRHAVFPLHGLDPLDSRD; translated from the coding sequence ATGGCTAACCAGTGCGCTGTGGTTTGGGACGACTCCGTGCTCGGCTACGACCTCGGCGGGAATCACCCGCTGCACCCGGTCCGGCTCGACCTGACGATGCGGTTGGCCCGGTCGCTCGGCCTGCTGGACGACGTGGAGGTGCTCAAGCCCAGCCCGGCCGATGACGAGGACCTCGAACGCGTGCACCGGCCCGAGTACCTGTCGGCCGTGCGGTCGGCGCCGACGGCGGCGTGGGACGTCGGCCATGGGCTCGGCACCGACGACAACCCGGTCTTCGACCGGATGCACGAGGCGTCGGCGCTGGTGGCGGGGGCGTCGATCCAGGCCGCCGAGCAGATCGTGTCGGGCCGGGCCGACCGGGCCGTCAACCTCGCGGGCGGTCTGCACCACGCCATGGCTGACCACGCCGCGGGCTTCTGCGTCTACAACGACTGCGCGATCGCCATCGCGTGGATGCTGGCCAACGGCGTGGAGCGGGTCGCCTACATCGACGTCGACGTGCACCACGGCGACGGCGTGCAGGCGGCGTTCTACGACGACCCGCGGGTGCTCACGATCTCGCTCCACCAGCACCCGACGACCCTGTGGCCGTTCACCGGCTTCCCCACCGAGACCGGCTCCCCCAAGGCCGACGGCACCGCGGTGAACATCGGCCTGCCGCCGGGCACCCGGGACGCCGAATGGCAGCGGGCGTTCCACGCGGTGGTGCCCTCGGTGCTCGACGCCTTCCGGCCGCAGGTCCTGGTGACCCAGTGCGGGGCGGACGCGCACCGGGAGGACCCGCTGGCCGACCTCGCGATGTCCGTGGACGGCCAGCGCGCGAGCTACCGAGCCCTGCGCGAGCTGGCCACCTCCTACGCGGGCGGCAAGTGGCTAGCGCTCGGAGGTGGCGGCTACTCGCTGTTCCGCGTGGTTCCGCGCGCGTGGACCCACCTGCTGGCGACCGTTCTGGACCGCGACCTCGACCCGAACACCTCGATCCCCGTGGACTGGATGGCGCACGCCGTCAACGTCGCGGGCAACGTGCCGCTGCCGACGTCGATGACCGACGAGGCCGACCCGGCGTTCACGCCCTGGGACGGCGTCACCGACACCCCGGTGGACACCGCGATCCGCGACACCAGGCACGCGGTGTTCCCGTTGCACGGTCTGGACCCGCTCGACAGCCGCGACTGA
- a CDS encoding tyrosine-protein phosphatase: MPTTEHEALDGLVNLRDLGGVPVEEGVATAAGVVLRSDAPHAGDRTPEMPAQWPPKVVVDLRDPSELAGKPHPLAEVARVHRVPLLEEERGGGGGADDTRHALTALYQRMLDRAAKKLVEVFRIVLESDGPVLIHCAAGKDRTGVASAMLLSAAGVRRDAIVADYVLTDQNMPRVLQRLSVDPQLPPGVDEEMVRQLISAPAEAIESVLDRFDEHEGGAAGWLLAHDVTQAEVDRWRERFLAADG, encoded by the coding sequence TTGCCGACGACGGAACACGAGGCCCTCGACGGACTGGTCAACCTCCGCGACCTGGGTGGCGTCCCGGTCGAGGAGGGCGTGGCGACGGCGGCAGGCGTGGTGCTGCGCAGCGACGCGCCACACGCGGGCGACCGGACTCCCGAGATGCCGGCGCAGTGGCCACCGAAAGTCGTCGTCGACCTGCGGGACCCGTCCGAGCTGGCCGGGAAGCCGCATCCGCTCGCCGAGGTCGCGAGGGTGCACCGGGTCCCGCTGCTGGAGGAGGAGCGGGGTGGTGGCGGCGGTGCCGACGACACCCGCCACGCCCTGACCGCCCTGTACCAGCGCATGCTCGACCGGGCGGCGAAGAAGCTGGTCGAGGTGTTCCGGATCGTGCTGGAGTCCGACGGGCCGGTGCTGATCCACTGCGCCGCGGGCAAGGACCGCACCGGCGTGGCCTCGGCGATGCTGCTGAGCGCGGCCGGGGTCCGCAGGGACGCGATCGTGGCCGACTACGTGCTCACCGACCAGAACATGCCGCGGGTGTTGCAGCGGCTGAGCGTGGACCCCCAGCTGCCGCCGGGGGTCGATGAGGAAATGGTCCGCCAGCTCATCTCGGCTCCGGCGGAGGCGATCGAGAGCGTGCTCGACCGCTTCGACGAGCACGAGGGCGGGGCCGCGGGCTGGTTGCTCGCCCACGACGTCACGCAGGCCGAGGTGGACCGCTGGCGCGAGCGGTTCCTGGCCGCTGACGGCTGA
- a CDS encoding fumarate hydratase → MTTTFDYTEVLPLGPDQTEYRLLTTEGIEVVEAAGRRFLEVEPSVLTNLAAEAVKDIQHLLRPSHLAQLRAIVEDPEASANDRFVATDLLRNACVSAGGVLPMCQDTGTAIVIGKRTETVLTGGDDERLLSRGIYDAYQELNLRYSQMAPLNFWEERNTATNLPAQIELYTKAGTDPKYDFLFMAKGGGSANKTFLYQETKALLNPNRLARFLEEKLRSLGTAACPPYHLAIVVGGMSAEYNLKVAKLASARYLDELPLEGSPSGHAMRDVELEAQVLDMTRQFGIGAQFGGKYFCHDVRVIRLPRHGASCPVGVAVSCSADRQAKAKITPEGVFLEQLERDPARYLPEVVDEQLSDEVVRIDLNRPMDEIRAELSKLPVKTRVSLTGPLVVARDIAHAKIAERLDAGEPMPQYLRDHPVYYAGPAKTPDGYASGSFGPTTAGRMDAYVEQFQAAGGSLVMLAKGNRSRKVAASCHEHGGFYLGSIGGPAARLAQDCIRKVDVLEYPELGMEAVWRIEVEDFPAFVVVDDKGNDFFADSTQPTLQISFAR, encoded by the coding sequence GTGACCACCACGTTCGACTACACCGAGGTCCTGCCCCTCGGTCCCGACCAGACCGAGTACCGGCTGCTGACCACCGAGGGCATCGAGGTCGTCGAGGCAGCCGGGCGACGGTTCCTCGAAGTCGAGCCGAGCGTCCTGACGAACCTGGCCGCCGAGGCCGTCAAGGACATCCAGCACCTGCTCCGCCCGTCGCACCTGGCCCAGCTGCGGGCCATCGTCGAAGACCCCGAAGCCAGCGCCAACGACCGGTTCGTGGCCACCGACCTGCTCCGCAACGCCTGCGTCTCCGCCGGCGGCGTGCTGCCGATGTGCCAGGACACCGGCACGGCCATCGTCATCGGCAAGCGCACCGAGACGGTGCTGACCGGCGGCGACGACGAACGGCTGCTGTCGCGCGGCATCTACGACGCCTACCAGGAGCTGAACCTGCGCTACTCGCAGATGGCGCCGCTGAACTTCTGGGAGGAGCGCAACACCGCCACGAACCTGCCCGCCCAGATCGAGCTCTACACCAAGGCCGGGACGGACCCGAAGTACGACTTCCTGTTCATGGCCAAGGGCGGCGGCAGCGCGAACAAGACGTTCCTCTACCAGGAGACCAAGGCGCTGCTGAACCCCAACCGGCTCGCCCGGTTCCTGGAGGAGAAGCTGCGTTCGCTGGGCACGGCCGCCTGCCCGCCGTACCACCTGGCCATCGTCGTCGGCGGCATGTCGGCCGAGTACAACCTCAAGGTCGCCAAGCTGGCCTCCGCCCGCTACCTCGACGAGCTGCCGCTGGAGGGCTCACCGTCCGGGCACGCGATGCGCGACGTCGAGCTGGAGGCGCAGGTCCTGGACATGACGCGCCAGTTCGGCATCGGCGCCCAGTTCGGCGGCAAGTACTTCTGCCACGACGTCCGCGTGATCCGCCTGCCCCGGCACGGCGCCTCGTGCCCGGTCGGCGTCGCGGTGTCGTGCTCGGCGGACCGCCAGGCCAAGGCCAAGATCACCCCGGAGGGCGTGTTCCTCGAGCAGCTCGAGCGCGACCCCGCCCGCTACCTGCCGGAGGTCGTCGACGAGCAGCTCTCCGACGAGGTGGTGCGCATCGACCTCAACCGGCCGATGGACGAGATCCGCGCGGAGCTGTCGAAGCTGCCGGTCAAGACCCGGGTGTCGCTGACCGGTCCGCTGGTGGTGGCCCGCGACATCGCGCACGCCAAGATCGCCGAGCGGCTGGACGCGGGCGAGCCGATGCCGCAGTACCTGCGCGACCACCCGGTGTACTACGCGGGACCGGCCAAGACCCCCGACGGCTACGCGTCGGGCTCGTTCGGTCCCACCACGGCCGGGCGGATGGACGCCTACGTCGAGCAGTTCCAGGCCGCGGGCGGCTCACTGGTGATGCTGGCCAAGGGCAACCGGTCGCGCAAGGTCGCGGCGTCCTGCCACGAGCACGGCGGTTTCTACCTGGGTTCCATCGGCGGTCCGGCCGCGCGGCTGGCCCAGGACTGCATCCGCAAGGTCGACGTGCTGGAGTACCCCGAGCTGGGGATGGAAGCGGTGTGGCGCATCGAGGTCGAGGACTTTCCGGCGTTCGTCGTGGTCGACGACAAGGGCAACGACTTCTTCGCCGACTCGACCCAGCCGACGCTGCAGATCTCGTTCGCGCGCTGA
- the dtd gene encoding D-aminoacyl-tRNA deacylase, producing the protein MRAVVTRVTRASVSVDGVDVGRIDEPGLLVLLGVTHSDGAEHAVKMARKLHEIRALRDERSCAETGAPLLVVSQFTLYGSTRKGRRPSWTEAARPEHAEPLVEAVVTALRERGAHVETGKFAAMMSVESVNDGPFTLLVDV; encoded by the coding sequence ATGAGGGCAGTGGTCACACGGGTCACTCGCGCCTCGGTAAGCGTCGACGGTGTCGATGTCGGCCGCATCGACGAACCGGGGTTGCTCGTCCTATTGGGCGTGACACATTCGGATGGCGCGGAACACGCCGTGAAAATGGCTCGCAAACTGCACGAGATTCGTGCGCTGCGCGACGAGCGGTCGTGTGCCGAGACCGGGGCGCCGTTGCTCGTCGTGAGCCAGTTCACCCTCTACGGCTCGACCAGGAAGGGCCGCCGCCCGTCCTGGACCGAGGCCGCCCGGCCGGAGCACGCCGAACCGCTGGTCGAGGCGGTGGTGACGGCCCTGCGGGAACGCGGCGCGCACGTGGAGACGGGCAAGTTCGCGGCGATGATGTCGGTGGAGAGCGTCAACGACGGCCCATTCACCCTTTTGGTTGACGTCTGA